In the Geobacter sp. FeAm09 genome, one interval contains:
- a CDS encoding twin-arginine translocase TatA/TatE family subunit, whose amino-acid sequence MFGFGMPELIIILVIVLVVFGAGKLPEIGGALGKSIRNFKKASEGKDEIEIKPKKEGEDDKKA is encoded by the coding sequence ATGTTTGGATTTGGCATGCCCGAACTGATAATCATACTGGTCATCGTTCTGGTCGTATTCGGCGCGGGGAAGCTTCCCGAAATCGGCGGTGCCCTGGGTAAGAGTATCCGCAATTTCAAAAAGGCGTCCGAAGGGAAGGACGAGATCGAGATCAAGCCCAAGAAGGAGGGCGAGGACGACAAAAAAGCCTGA